A portion of the Choristoneura fumiferana chromosome 20, NRCan_CFum_1, whole genome shotgun sequence genome contains these proteins:
- the LOC141439015 gene encoding uncharacterized protein, which yields MAAKSPTLSLKSREIIGVDQFSQRREVFDKHDTVFLPLPSPTNLAPSYREVEPIVTSNHGKTTTNFKRNAPGYSSMRESRTDDSEVFEFRTRKYSDNFTSELNQSDDVDYRRSMADRTRRLSKLRRDFLTSNLHEPTNESPFARVGVRASMPVRSGTINYKIESPNLYKFPFAEPYATPPPVRKVVVDLGPTEVDNGKENQDPATFRTKIVSLPDTEALKKLDHQKMFEELVKRYSPQRKPVDWKIPPTRPRIVDSVPKLTTPSMASVDSADSKKYLEDKITKPEDEDVFNNKTETEVSLVIEEKAEDEPKDIVHNGPETVIAEAEEKLNNHKERDSKVSLTELAEKNDEVPELSIFKRQLSRESAKRPPIDNIIDLTIPDLLEKMTVEGDDLEHKIDLKKVKRKRSFLDKLLRRNKKEK from the coding sequence ATGGCGGCCAAGTCGCCTACGTTGAGTTTGAAGTCGCGGGAAATCATCGGAGTGGATCAGTTCAGTCAGCGCCGAGAGGTGTTCGACAAACACGACACGGTGTTCCTTCCGCTGCCGTCGCCGACCAACCTGGCGCCCTCTTACCGCGAGGTGGAGCCCATAGTGACGTCCAACCACGGGAAGACTACGACCAATTTTAAACGTAACGCTCCTGGATATTCAAGCATGAGGGAATCTCGGACGGACGACTCGGAAGTCTTCGAGTTTCGGACAAGAAAATACTCTGACAACTTTACGTCGGAGCTGAATCAAAGCGACGATGTGGATTACAGGCGGAGCATGGCCGACAGAACCCGAAGGCTGTCTAAGTTAAGAAGAGATTTTTTAACTTCTAATCTACACGAGCCCACTAATGAAAGCCCGTTCGCTCGTGTCGGTGTCCGTGCGTCTATGCCGGTCAGAAGTGGGACCATCAACTATAAAATTGAAAGTCCTAATCTGTACAAATTCCCGTTTGCCGAACCCTATGCCACTCCACCTCCTGTTCGAAAGGTTGTTGTAGATTTAGGCCCAACCGAAGTTGATAATGGGAAAGAAAATCAAGATCCAGCAACATTTAGGACTAAAATTGTGAGCTTACCAGACACAGAAGCTTTGAAAAAACTTGACCACCAGAAAATGTTTGAAGAGCTGGTTAAAAGGTATTCTCCACAGCGCAAGCCAGTTGACTGGAAAATACCCCCGACAAGACCGCGTATAGTGGATTCAGTTCCTAAACTAACTACTCCTAGCATGGCTAGTGTAGACAGTGCAGACAGTAAGAAATATTTAGAGGATAAGATCACCAAACCTGAAGATGAGGATGTGTTCAACAATAAAACCGAAACTGAAGTTAGTTTAGTTATTGAAGAAAAAGCTGAAGATGAACCAAAAGATATAGTGCACAATGGCCCGGAGACTGTCATTGCAGAAGCAGAAGAAAAGTTGAATAACCATAAAGAGAGAGACTCCAAAGTATCCCTGACAGAGTTAGCAGAAAAGAATGATGAAGTACCCGAATTATCTATATTTAAACGACAACTTAGTAGAGAATCTGCAAAGAGGCCACCCATAGATAATATAATAGACTTAACAATCCCAGACTTATTGGAAAAAATGACGGTAGAAGGTGATGACCTCGAGCATAAGATAGACCTGAAAAAAGTGAAGCGAAAGAGAAGCTTCTTGGATAAACTTCTCAGGCGTAATAAAAAGGAAAAGTAG
- the LOC141439016 gene encoding putative glutathione-specific gamma-glutamylcyclotransferase 2 produces the protein MWVFGYGSLIWKVDFPYEKKLVGYINGYLRRFYQHSVDHRGVPEKPGRVVTLIASNNPNSTVWGVAYKIKEEDIEHVTKYLDFREKNGYSKKTLTFHPKDEMHEPFELTLYVATEDNESFAGPAPIEDIAKQIVNCKGPSGPNKEYLYNLAMAMRELVSDAKDDHLFTLENEVRKMDPDIKIN, from the exons atGTGGGTGTTTGGTTACGGATCTTTAATATGGAAGGTTGATTTTccttacgaaaaaaaacttgtaggtTATATTAATGGATATCTTAGAAGATTTTATCAACATAGCGTTGACCACAGAGGTGTCCCTGAAAAG cctgGTAGGGTAGTTACATTAATAGCTAGCAACAACCCCAACAGCACTGTATGGGGCGTAGCTTACAAGATCAAAGAAGAAGACATAGAACATGTGACCAAATACTTGGACTTCAGAGAAAAGAATGGTTATTCCAAGAAAACTTTGACATTCCATCCTAAAGACGAGATGCATGAACCTTTTGAGTTGACATTGTATGTTGCTACTGAGGATAATGAATCTTTTGCAG GCCCAGCTCCAATAGAAGATATAGCTAAGCAGATAGTTAATTGCAAAGGCCCTAGTGGTCCTAACAAAGAGTATTTATATAATCTCGCCATGGCCATGAGGGAACTAGTATCTGACGCTAAAGATGATCATCTTTTTACACTCGAAAACGAGGTAAGAAAAATGGATCCAGATATAAAAATCAACTGA
- the Rcd-1 gene encoding required for cell differentiation 1, which translates to MNNNMSAQQSPANMQAVDREKIYTWILELCNPETRENALLELSKKREVVPDLAPMLWHSFGTIAALLQEITNIYVAMIPPTLTAHQSNRVCNALALMQCVASHPETRSAFLQAHVPLFLYPFLHTVSKTRPFEYLRLTSLGVIGALVKTDEQEVITFLLTTEIIPLCLRIMENGSELSKTVATFILQKILLDDSGLCYICQTYDRFSHVAMILGKMVLSLAKDPSARLLKHVVRCYLRLSDNPRAREALRQCLPDQLRDATFTACLQEDNSTKHWLAQLIKNLEAQPPPASPAQPNMYKTR; encoded by the exons ATGAATAACAATATGAGCGCCCAGCAAAGCCCGGCCAACATGCAGGCTGTGGACCGCGAGAAGATTTACACATGGATCCTCGAGCTGTGTAATCCCGAAACTAGGGAAAATGCTCTGCTGGAACTGAGCAAGAAACGCGAAGTAGTCCCCGACTTGGCGCCGATGCTATGGCACAGTTTTGGCACCATAGCGGCGCTTCTGCAAGAAATCACGAACATATATGTCGCCATGATCCCGCCAACGCTCACGGCACATCAGAGCAATCGTGTTTGCAACGCCTTAGCTTTAATGCAGTGCGTAGCTTCCCATCCAGAAACAAGGTCTGCATTTCTTCAAGCTCATGTGCCTTTGTTCCTTTACCCATTTCTTCATACCGTTTCAAAAACTCGACCTTTCGAATACCTACGATTGACTAGCCTCGGTGTGATTGGAGCATTGGTCAAGACAGATGAACAGGAAGTCATCACATTTCTTCTGACAACAGAGATAATACCACTCTGCTTGCGTATAATGGAAAATGGATCTGAACTTTCGAAAACTGTTGCTACGTTCATACTTCAAAAGATATTATTAGATGACAGTGGTTTGTGCTACATTTGTCAGACTTATGACAGATTTTCCCATGTAGCCATGATACTAGGAAAGATGGTGTTGTCTCTGGCTAAGGATCCGTCCGCGCGGTTGTTGAAACATGTAGTTCGTTGCTATCTTCGTCTATCGGACAACCCGAGAGCGAGAGAAGCTCTAAGACAATGTCTTCCAGATCAATTGAGAGATGCAACTTTCACTGCATGCCTTCAGGAGGATAATTCAACGAAGCACTGGCTTGCACAGCTTATTAAGAACTTGGAAGCTCAACCCCCGCCTGCGAGCCCTGCTCAACCGAACAT gtacaaAACAAGATGA